A portion of the Pectobacterium brasiliense genome contains these proteins:
- the rcsD gene encoding phosphotransferase RcsD, producing the protein MPAMILRYFSLLTVLSLLITGTFGYNYINDLLADKKHSLTTIAQGIQKRVDTYRFFTYQIYGSLNSEPAASDTNITAINLMPNVFYVEKNGQKTDALIFGQHDKGTLTSVRRISRYLDILWGAENSVYSMYYLNGIDNSLTMISTQTLKDISSQFRGNYITVIAEARRTEMLQQANVLDERESFSPLRKLRFYNDYYFTLRTTFNQPGHLATILAFDLPINDLIPDTIPREHLMLKPDTPAASNMDNNNGEGTADVQLHGSNLEISATLVNAPIKIVFQMPVKALIIDSLRNNIWLLLLNLVLLSLSVVGFYLFRRQYAQPGEDVSRQLEKTLNIYRETTGRIPMGVLVYDFSNNKVVIQNERAEQLLPHLSLQKITNMADEHQGVIQVTINNEMYEIRQIRSHYSPDYCLFLLREQDKEILVQRKLLLAQREYEKNIHARKRLFQNLLSEFKQPLISLRQHIHALRHSETATIPTPTLDQLTADTRCAIELLENIALHEKLEAQEWNVVNESFSLLTAIDHVLLELLPRLNQKGLTLFHHYNLDMNQTYVGDAELLKKTLTLLLNYSVTNTDYGKITVSIDRKNNESDTLIIQISDTGTNVSGKEQENIRHPFLHPAASDRFGQNSGLTLFLCNQLCNKLGGALTINSKAGLGTHYILTLKLEPEALPVEEEKLLDGITVLLDVTSDEVQHIVGNMLTGWGANYLVSDERQINQEADICMTDDPEKKADYTLLLSHDDDTVTPLGPRRLRVNYNISHLLLEALLKLIELQLETSPDALQEGEPDNVEFYAAQLAASDYYSLFVETVPDDLKRLYTEVEAGDFPSLSQTAHRLKGVFAMLNLHPGKQLCEQLEQHITAHDSEQIEANLHEIERFVSALLSPVEPKGQQGSQQDE; encoded by the coding sequence ATGCCAGCCATGATCCTGCGTTATTTTTCACTCCTTACCGTGCTCTCGCTCCTGATTACCGGAACGTTTGGCTATAACTACATCAACGATTTGCTGGCGGACAAAAAACACTCGCTGACGACCATTGCTCAGGGCATACAAAAACGCGTCGATACCTATCGTTTTTTCACCTATCAAATATACGGCAGCCTGAACAGCGAACCCGCCGCTAGCGACACCAACATTACCGCCATTAATTTAATGCCGAATGTTTTCTACGTAGAAAAAAACGGTCAGAAAACGGACGCGCTGATTTTTGGGCAACACGATAAAGGGACACTGACCTCGGTTCGCCGGATATCACGTTATCTTGATATTCTCTGGGGAGCGGAGAATAGCGTCTATTCCATGTATTACCTGAATGGTATCGACAACAGCCTGACGATGATTTCCACGCAGACGCTGAAAGATATCTCCTCGCAGTTCCGTGGTAATTATATTACGGTCATCGCCGAAGCCCGCCGGACAGAAATGCTGCAACAGGCGAATGTCTTAGACGAACGCGAAAGTTTTTCCCCGCTGCGTAAATTACGCTTCTATAACGACTACTATTTTACGCTGCGCACCACATTCAATCAGCCAGGCCATCTGGCGACGATTCTGGCGTTCGATTTACCGATTAACGATTTAATCCCAGACACCATTCCGCGTGAGCATCTCATGCTGAAGCCGGATACGCCGGCGGCCAGCAATATGGACAACAATAATGGCGAAGGCACGGCAGACGTTCAGCTTCATGGCTCGAATCTTGAAATCTCCGCCACGCTCGTGAATGCACCGATAAAAATCGTTTTTCAGATGCCAGTAAAAGCCCTGATTATTGATTCATTGCGTAATAACATCTGGCTTCTGCTGCTGAATCTGGTTCTGCTGAGTTTGTCCGTCGTCGGCTTTTATCTTTTCCGTCGGCAGTATGCGCAACCCGGCGAGGATGTCTCTCGCCAGTTGGAAAAGACGCTGAATATTTACCGCGAAACCACGGGCAGAATCCCAATGGGCGTGCTGGTTTATGATTTCAGCAACAATAAAGTCGTCATACAGAATGAGCGCGCAGAGCAGTTGCTTCCGCACCTGAGCCTGCAAAAAATCACCAATATGGCGGACGAGCATCAGGGCGTTATTCAAGTCACGATTAATAATGAGATGTATGAAATACGCCAAATCCGCAGCCACTATTCGCCTGACTATTGCCTCTTCCTACTGCGTGAACAGGATAAAGAGATTCTGGTACAGCGCAAACTGCTGCTCGCCCAGCGTGAATACGAAAAGAATATTCATGCCAGAAAACGGTTATTCCAAAACCTGCTCAGCGAATTCAAACAGCCGCTGATTTCACTACGGCAGCATATTCATGCGCTACGCCACAGCGAGACGGCAACCATACCGACACCCACGCTGGATCAGCTAACGGCAGATACCCGCTGCGCGATTGAGCTGCTGGAAAATATTGCCTTGCACGAAAAACTGGAAGCGCAGGAATGGAATGTGGTCAACGAAAGTTTTTCACTGCTGACGGCTATCGACCATGTTCTCCTTGAGCTGCTGCCACGATTGAATCAAAAAGGTCTGACCCTATTCCATCATTACAATCTGGATATGAATCAAACCTACGTGGGCGATGCCGAGCTGTTGAAAAAGACGCTGACGCTGTTGCTGAATTATTCGGTGACCAATACGGATTACGGCAAGATTACGGTATCGATTGATAGAAAAAATAATGAGTCGGATACGCTGATTATTCAGATCAGCGATACGGGAACGAATGTTTCAGGCAAAGAGCAGGAAAATATTCGACACCCTTTCCTGCATCCTGCGGCGTCCGATCGTTTCGGACAAAATTCAGGATTGACCTTATTTTTGTGCAATCAACTCTGTAATAAACTGGGCGGCGCGTTAACTATCAACAGTAAGGCCGGATTAGGCACGCACTATATTCTGACGTTAAAACTGGAGCCGGAAGCGCTTCCCGTTGAGGAAGAAAAACTGCTGGATGGTATTACCGTTCTGCTGGATGTGACGTCTGATGAAGTACAGCATATTGTCGGCAATATGCTGACGGGCTGGGGTGCGAATTATCTGGTTAGCGATGAACGCCAGATTAATCAGGAAGCGGATATCTGCATGACTGACGACCCGGAGAAAAAAGCAGATTATACGCTGCTGTTGAGTCATGACGATGACACAGTAACGCCTTTGGGCCCGCGTCGTTTGCGGGTGAATTATAATATCAGCCACCTCCTGCTGGAGGCATTACTTAAGCTGATTGAGCTACAACTGGAAACATCACCCGATGCGCTACAGGAAGGGGAACCGGATAATGTCGAATTTTACGCCGCACAATTAGCAGCAAGCGACTATTATTCGCTGTTCGTGGAGACAGTACCGGATGATTTAAAGAGGCTGTATACTGAAGTGGAAGCAGGCGATTTTCCGTCGCTTTCGCAGACGGCACACCGGCTGAAAGGCGTGTTTGCCATGCTTAATCTGCATCCTGGCAAGCAGTTGTGTGAACAGCTTGAACAGCATATTACCGCGCATGATAGTGAACAGATTGAGGCTAACCTTCATGAAATTGAGAGGTTTGTCAGTGCATTACTATCCCCAGTAGAACCTAAAGGGCAGCAAGGTAGCCAACAAGATGAGTAA
- the rcsB gene encoding response regulator transcription factor RcsB produces the protein MSNLNVIIADDHPIVLFGIKKSLEQIEWVNVVGEFEDSTALINNLPKLDANVLITDLSMPGDKYGDGITLIKYIKRHFPHLSIIVLTMNNNPAILSAVLDLDIEGIVLKQGAPTDLPKALAALQKGKKFTPDSVSKVLEKISASGYGDKRLSPKESEVLRLFAEGFLVTEIAKKLNRSIKTISSQKKSAMTKLGVENDIALLNYLSSVNGGATQVD, from the coding sequence ATGAGTAACTTAAACGTAATTATTGCCGACGACCATCCTATTGTCCTTTTTGGCATCAAAAAATCGCTTGAGCAGATTGAATGGGTCAATGTGGTTGGCGAATTTGAAGACTCAACAGCGCTGATCAATAACCTACCTAAGCTGGACGCTAATGTTTTAATCACCGATTTATCCATGCCAGGCGATAAATACGGCGATGGTATTACCCTCATTAAATACATTAAGCGCCATTTTCCTCACCTTTCTATTATTGTTCTTACCATGAATAATAATCCGGCAATTTTGAGCGCGGTGCTGGATTTGGATATCGAAGGCATCGTACTGAAACAAGGTGCGCCGACCGATTTACCCAAAGCGCTGGCTGCCCTGCAAAAAGGGAAGAAATTCACGCCGGACAGCGTATCCAAAGTGCTGGAGAAAATCAGCGCCAGCGGCTACGGCGACAAACGCCTGTCTCCGAAAGAAAGTGAAGTGCTGCGCTTGTTTGCAGAAGGCTTTTTGGTTACCGAAATCGCCAAAAAACTGAATCGCAGTATCAAAACAATCAGTAGCCAGAAGAAGTCAGCCATGACTAAGCTGGGCGTCGAGAACGATATCGCCCTGCTGAATTACCTGTCCTCCGTTAACGGCGGCGCGACCCAGGTAGACTAA
- the rcsC gene encoding two-component system sensor histidine kinase RcsC has protein sequence MKYLASFQTTLKVSRYLFRVLAVMLWVLGALISVFYVTKVLNEKESELRQEYNLSFDQSQGYIRHASDIVRELQYLAANRLMLAREKAEPPTEGGPGVSVYALAPGATCSTQYGGNAALLSLSHFFNGWQDNFSAVYDLNRVFFVGGDRRCMVDFGIRNQSLDRDNLLKNVQDRFQDQKKSRTQSGRDETVYWITRASIPDVGYLYALTPIYVDNKLEVIMGIEQTIRLDDFVTIGKFPISARLLDQYNQVVLQFSDDKERYASSVDGYPSDHNYFGYVNGYDELILKKSLPPTSFSIVYSLPLKVLLSHISALMINMLVLNMLSAILLFVLALVFERKMLLPAEVNAFQLEENEQFNRKIVASAPVGICILRINDGTNILSNELAHNYLNLLTHEDRLRITRIICEQQSKFVDVMTSRNHHLQISFVHSRYRNENVAICVLLDVSARVKMEESLQEMANAAEQASQSKSMFLATVSHELRTPLYGIIGNLDLLQTKSLPQDANRLVAAMNNSSSLLLKIISDILDFSKIESEQLKIEACEFAPHEVISHITSNYLPLVVKKRLTLYCFIDPNVPVSLFGDPVRLQQVLSNLLSNAIKFTDTGCIIFEVGCRDGYLEFVVRDTGVGIQPREAVKLFDPFFQAGSGVQRHFQGTGLGLAICEKLVNLMDGDITIESEPGLGSLFGVRIPLYKAHYAPAAINASLQGKTCWLRIRNARLEAYLLTLLQDQGLQVARYQNQTVSPDDVMISDYASEEDVNVRAHIVMNGSHTGVAQEVSDGHWVQGTSTPQHLPDLLEKIYRSESEDRHRIEISPPLTSYVRAENGDIMILVVDDHPINRRLLADQLSSLGYQAMTANDGVDALGVLSKNHINIVLTDVNMPNMDGYLFTRRMREQGLRFPVIGVTANALAEERERCLGAGMDHCLSKPVTLDTLQQALAHYSNVVRQARISEE, from the coding sequence TTGAAATATCTCGCCTCATTCCAGACCACATTAAAGGTGTCCCGCTATTTATTTCGGGTTCTGGCGGTCATGCTGTGGGTATTGGGCGCGCTGATATCCGTTTTTTATGTCACTAAAGTATTGAATGAAAAAGAATCAGAGCTGCGGCAGGAGTATAACCTCAGCTTTGATCAGTCGCAGGGTTACATCCGACACGCGTCGGATATTGTGCGCGAACTCCAGTATCTGGCGGCAAATCGCCTGATGCTGGCAAGAGAAAAGGCAGAGCCGCCAACTGAAGGGGGCCCCGGTGTCTCCGTTTATGCGCTGGCTCCCGGCGCAACCTGTTCCACGCAATATGGCGGGAATGCGGCGCTGCTCTCATTGAGCCATTTTTTCAACGGCTGGCAGGATAATTTTTCTGCCGTCTACGATCTTAACCGGGTCTTTTTTGTCGGTGGCGATCGGCGCTGTATGGTTGATTTTGGCATCCGTAACCAGTCACTCGACCGTGATAACTTGCTTAAAAATGTGCAGGATCGGTTTCAGGATCAGAAGAAGAGTCGCACCCAAAGCGGACGCGATGAAACGGTCTATTGGATTACCCGAGCTTCGATCCCCGATGTCGGCTATTTATATGCGCTGACGCCGATTTATGTGGATAACAAGCTGGAAGTCATCATGGGGATTGAACAGACGATCCGTCTGGATGACTTTGTCACCATAGGTAAATTTCCGATCAGTGCCCGGCTGCTGGATCAATATAATCAGGTTGTTTTGCAGTTTTCCGATGATAAAGAGCGTTACGCTTCGTCGGTAGACGGCTATCCCTCCGATCATAATTATTTTGGCTATGTGAATGGGTATGATGAACTCATTCTGAAGAAATCGCTGCCGCCGACGTCATTCAGCATTGTGTATTCGCTACCATTGAAGGTGCTGCTCTCCCATATCAGCGCCTTGATGATCAATATGCTGGTGCTAAATATGCTATCGGCTATCTTGCTGTTTGTACTGGCGCTGGTGTTTGAGCGGAAAATGCTGTTGCCGGCGGAAGTGAATGCGTTCCAATTGGAAGAAAACGAGCAATTCAACCGCAAGATTGTCGCATCGGCACCGGTAGGTATTTGTATCCTGCGTATTAATGACGGCACGAACATCCTTAGTAACGAACTGGCGCACAACTATCTCAACTTGCTTACCCACGAGGATAGGCTGCGCATTACCCGCATCATTTGCGAGCAGCAGTCCAAGTTTGTGGATGTCATGACCAGCCGCAATCATCACCTGCAAATCAGCTTTGTCCATTCGCGCTATCGTAATGAAAACGTGGCGATTTGTGTGCTGCTGGACGTCAGCGCGCGCGTTAAAATGGAAGAATCGCTACAGGAAATGGCGAATGCCGCCGAGCAGGCAAGCCAGTCTAAATCGATGTTCCTTGCCACCGTCAGCCATGAATTGCGTACGCCGCTGTACGGGATTATTGGTAACCTCGATTTACTGCAAACCAAATCGCTGCCGCAGGATGCCAATCGTCTGGTTGCCGCGATGAACAACTCTTCCTCACTGCTGCTGAAAATCATCAGCGATATCCTCGATTTTTCCAAGATTGAGTCGGAGCAGTTGAAGATTGAAGCGTGTGAGTTTGCGCCGCATGAAGTCATCAGCCACATCACCAGCAACTATCTCCCGCTGGTGGTCAAGAAACGCCTGACGCTGTACTGCTTTATCGATCCCAATGTGCCGGTCAGCCTGTTCGGCGATCCCGTACGTTTGCAGCAGGTGTTATCTAACCTGCTGAGTAACGCCATCAAATTTACAGACACGGGCTGCATCATTTTCGAAGTCGGCTGCCGCGATGGCTATCTGGAATTTGTGGTGCGTGATACCGGCGTGGGTATTCAACCTCGCGAGGCGGTGAAGCTGTTTGACCCGTTCTTCCAGGCAGGGAGCGGTGTTCAGCGCCATTTTCAGGGCACGGGATTAGGGCTGGCGATTTGTGAAAAGCTGGTCAATCTGATGGATGGAGACATTACCATCGAGTCAGAACCTGGGCTCGGCAGCCTGTTTGGCGTCAGAATTCCTCTGTACAAAGCGCACTATGCTCCAGCGGCGATCAACGCCAGCCTGCAAGGGAAAACGTGCTGGTTGAGGATACGCAATGCCCGGCTGGAGGCTTATCTTCTGACGCTGTTGCAGGATCAGGGGTTGCAGGTGGCGCGCTATCAGAATCAAACCGTGTCGCCTGATGATGTGATGATTAGCGATTACGCGTCAGAAGAGGACGTTAACGTTCGGGCGCATATCGTGATGAATGGCTCGCATACCGGGGTAGCGCAGGAAGTGAGCGATGGGCACTGGGTGCAAGGGACGTCCACGCCTCAACATCTGCCAGATTTGCTGGAGAAAATCTATCGCTCAGAAAGCGAGGATAGACATCGCATCGAGATTTCACCGCCGCTGACCAGCTACGTACGGGCTGAGAATGGCGACATTATGATTCTGGTGGTTGACGATCACCCCATCAACCGTCGACTGCTGGCGGACCAGCTCAGTTCTCTGGGCTATCAGGCCATGACGGCAAATGATGGCGTAGACGCACTAGGCGTATTGAGTAAAAACCACATCAATATCGTACTGACGGATGTCAACATGCCGAATATGGATGGTTATTTGTTCACACGACGTATGCGCGAGCAGGGGTTACGTTTCCCGGTTATCGGTGTAACGGCAAATGCGTTGGCGGAAGAAAGAGAACGTTGCCTTGGGGCTGGGATGGACCACTGTTTGTCAAAACCGGTTACGCTGGATACGTTGCAACAGGCGTTGGCGCATTACAGTAATGTGGTGCGTCAGGCGAGAATCTCTGAGGAATAA